The DNA region GCAGCCGGGCGGCGAGCGCGTCGGGGGCGCCGGGCAGCGAGAGCACGGAGGTGGGGAGGGTGACCTCGGGCAGCGAGCCGCCGCCCACCGCCGAGCGGCTCGGGCGCACCGCGCAGCCGGCGCCGGCCGGCCCGAGCGCCGCGAGCCAGCCGCGCGCCCGCGCCTCGAGCGCCTCCGGCGCGGCCGCGATGGCGCGCCACACCGGGACCTGCTCGAGCGCCTCGCCGCGCTCGTAGTGCGCGAGCGTGGCCGAGAGCGCCGCGAGCGTCACCTTGTCCACCCGGAGCGCGCGCATGAGCGGGTGGCGCTTCACGCGCGCGATCGCCTCGCGCGTGCCGCACAGGATCCCGGCCTGCGGGCCGCCCAGGAGCTTGTCGCCGGAGAAGCACACCAGGTCCGCGCCGGCGCGGATCCGCTCCTGCACGGTCGGCTCGGCGCCCAGGCCGAACGGCGCCGTCTCGAGGAGCGTGCCCGAGCCCAGGTCGTCCACCACCCACAGCGCGCGGCGGCGGCCGAGGTCCACCAGCTCCTCCAGCGGCGTGTCGTGCACGAAGCCGGACAGGCGGAAGTTGGACCGGTGCACCGCCAGCAGGATGCGCGTGCGCGGGCCGACCGCCGCCTCGTGATCGCGCAGGTAGGTCCGGTTGGTGGTCCCGACCTCCACGAGCGCGGCCCCGGAGCGGCGCAGCACGTCCGGGATGCGGAAGCCGCCGCCGATCTCGACGAGCTGCCCGCGGGAGACGATCACCTCGGGCAGGCCCGGCTCCGCCTCCCCGCGGCCGGGTGCGGCCAGCGGGCGCACCCCCGCCTCCCCGCCGCCCGACCGATCCGGCGGCGCGTCCATCAGCGCGGCGAGCGCCAGCATGACCGCCGAGGCGTTGTTGTTCACCGCCACCGCCGCCTCGGCCCCCGTCAGCCGGCACAGCGGCGCCTCGGCGTGGCCGTACCGGTCCCCCCGCTCCCCCTCCGCGAGGTCGTACTCGAGGTTGGCGTAGCCCCGCGCCGCCCGGCCCATGGCCGCGATCGCGGCCTCGGACAGCGGCGCCCGGCCCAGGTTGGTGTGGATCACCACGCCGGTCGCGTTGACGACCGGCCGGAGCGACCCCCGGGCGTCCTCCCGGAGGCGGTCCAGGAGCCCTGCCTCGATCGCCTCGGGGGAGGGGCAGGGCTCCCCCGCCAGCACCGCCGCCCGGTGGCGATCGAGCTCGGCCCGGACGGCCTCGAGGACCGGGCCGCGTCCCAGCGTCTCGACCAGGCCGGCGCGATCCGCCGCGTCCACCAGCCGATCCGTCCGCGGGAGCCCTCGCAAGGCCGAGCCGGCGGGCCCGGGGGAGAATTTTGGAGTGGTCATGTCCGCTTGCTCCCGGAGGTTTTCGGCCGACAAGACCCTTGCTAGAGCGGCTCTATGAAGGTAATCCTTCGCCCCACTCTATGCCCTCGATCGTACCCTCTCCCGCTGCGGCAGAGTCCTATCTGTGGGCCATCATCCTGTTCCCGCTCGCGGGAGCGATCGTCAACGGTCTCACCGGTCGGAGGCTCGGCCGCGGGAACGTGACGGTGATCGCCATCGGCGTGATGGTGGGCGCGTTCCTCGTCTCGTCGGTCGCGTTCTACCACGCGCTGACGGGCACGGTGCTCCGGTTCCGGGGTGAGCCCTGGATCCAGGTGACCGGCGCCGACGGCCGCACGATCGTCTCGATCGGCTGGGGCCTGCTCGTGGATCGCCTGTCGGCGACGATGATCATGGTCGTCACCGGCGTGGGCACGCTCATCCACGTCTACTCGGCGTCGTACATGTCGCACGAGGACGACGCGGGCTACGCGCGCTTCTTCACGTACCTGAACCTGTTCGTCGCGGCGATGCTCACGCTCGTCCTCGGCGACTCGCTCATCCTCACCTTCGTCGGGTGGGAGGGCGTGGGCCTCTGCAGCTACCTGCTGATCGGGTTCTGGTACACCGACCCGGCCAAGGCGTACGCCGGCCGCAAGGCGTTCGTCACCAACCGCATCGGCGACTTCGGCTTCCTGATCGGGGTCTTCGCGCTGTTCTCGATCTTCGGCACGGTCGGCTACGCCGACCTGCAGTCGCTCGCGCACGGCGTCGATCCCGCCGCCGCGATCCAGACCGGCGTGTTCGCCGGCCGCACCTACCAGGCCGCCGTCACCTTCGCGCTCATCGGCCTGTTCGTGGGCGCGTGCGGCAAGAGCGCCCAGCTGCCGCTCTACGTGTGGCTCCCCGACGCGATGGCCGGCCCGACGCCGGTCTCCGCCCTGATCCACGCCGCCACCATGGTGACCGCCGGCGTGTACCTGGTGGCGCGCAACGCCTACCTGTTCTCGCTCGCCCCGGCGGCCATGGCCACGGTCACGATCGTGGGCGCGGCCACCGCGCTGTTCGCGGCGCTGATCGCGTTCGTCCAGACCGACATCAAGAAGGTCCTGGCCTACTCCACCGTCAGCCAGCTCGGCTTCATGTTCATCGGCGTCGGCGTCGGCGCCTGGTGGGCCGGCGTCCTGCACCTCGTCACCCACGCGTTCTTCAAGGCCTGCCTGTTCCTCGGCGCCGGCTCGGTGATGCACGGGATGCACGAGGACACCGACATCCGGAACATGGGCGGCCTCGCGAGGAAGATGCCGCACACCGCGGCCACGTTCGGCATCGCCACGCTCGCCATCACCGGCTTCGTGCCGCTGTCCGGCTTCTTCTCGAAGGACGCGATCCTCGGGAACGCGCTGTTCAGCCACAACCCGGCCTGGCACCAGGTCGGCCAGATCGCGTACGTGCTCGGCTCGCTCGCCGCGCTCGGCACCGCGTTCTACATGTCGCGCCTGTTCTTCCTGACGTTCACCGGCAAGCCGCGCACCGCGGCGGCCGCGCACGCGCACGAGTCGTCGCCGGTCATGTACGTGCCGCTGTGGGTCCTCGCGATCCTCTCGATCGTGGCCCTGCTGCTCGGCCTCCCCGGCCACGGCCCGCTCGCCGAGGTGTTCGCGCGCTTCACCGAGCCGGTGTTCGCGGCCGGCACCGAGCGGCTCCACGAGGTCGGCCACCTGCACGCCGGCGCGCACCCGGCCTGGCCGTTCGCCGCGGCCTGGGCGCTCGCCGCGGTGGGCACGCTCGTCGCGTACCTCATGTACGCGGGCGCGCTCCGCGCCGCCCCGGCGGCCCTGGCCCGCACGTTCCCGCGCCTGTACCAGTTCGCGGTGGACAAGTTCCGCGTGGACGAGCTGTACCAGATGGTGGTCATCGAGCCGCTCAAGACCGCCGCCTACCTGCTCTGGCGCATCGTGGACGTGTTCGCCATCGACGGCCTGGTGGTGAACGGCGTGGCCCGGCTGGTGGGGTACGCCGGGTCGGTGCTCCGGCTCGCCCAGAACGGCGACGTGCAGCGCTACGCCGCGATCATGGTGGTCGCCGCGGCCGTCATCCTCTGGACCGTGGTCGGCGCAGGAGGGCGCTAGCTCGTGAACCTGCTCACCGTCGTCACCTTCCTCCCGCTGCTCGGCGCGCTCGCGATGGTGCTCGTCCCGCGGGACGAGCCGTCGCAGCACCGGGCGCTCGCGCTGGTGGTCTCGCTCGTCACGTTCGCGCTGTCGCTGGGCCTCTGGTTCGGCTTCGACGCGAGCCCCGGCGCGCCCGAGTTCCAGTTCGAGCTCATGATCCCGTGGATGCCCACCATCGGCATCGGCTTCCACGTCGGCCTCGACGGCGTGGCGCTGCTCCTGTTCATGCTCACCACCGTGCTCATGCCGGTGGTGGTCCTCTCCGCCTGGAAGGCGGTGGGCGACCGCGTGAAGGAGTTCATGATCGCGCTGCTGGTGCTCGAGAGCGCCATGCTCGGCACCTTCATCGCGCTCGACCTGGTGCTCTTCTACGTGTTCTGGGAGGCGATGCTCATCCCGATGTACCTGCTCATCGGGATCTGGGGCTCGCAGAACCGCCTCTACGCGACGGTGAAGTTCTTCGTGTACACGTTCGCGGCCAGCGTGCTGATGCTGCTCGCCATCCTGTACGTGTACTTCCACGACGGCGGCACGTTCGACTACGTCGAGGCGCGGCGCGCGCTGGCGGTGACGCCCGGCGCGGCGAGCTGGCTGTTCCTCGCCTTCGCGCTCGCCTTCGCGGTCAAGGTGCCGATGTTCCCGCTGCACACCTGGCTGCCGGACGCGCACACCGAGGCGCCCACCGCCGGCTCGGTGATCCTGGCCGGCGTGCTCCTGAAGATGGGCACGTTCGGCTTCTTCCGCTACGCGCTGCCGCTCTTCCCGGAGGCGGCGCTGCAGCACCGCAACCTGGTCGCGGTGCTGGCGGTCATCGGCATCATCTACGGCGCGCTCATGTCGCTCGTGCAGACCGACATGAAGCGGCTGGTGGCCTACTCCTCGGTCTCCCACCTCGGCTTCGTGATGCTGGGCCTGATGGCCCTCTCCGCCGAGGGGATGACCGGGTCCGTCTACCAGATGCTGAACCACGGCGTGTCCACCGGCGCGCTGTTCCTCCTGGTCGGCATGCTCTACGAGCGGCGCCACACCCGCCTCATCTCGGAGTACGGCGGCATCGCCAAGCGCGTGCCGGTGATCGCGGCGGCGTTCGTGATCGTGACGCTCTCCTCGATCGGCCTCCCCGGCACGAACGGCTTCGTGGGCGAGTTCCTGATCCTGTCCGGCACCTGGCTCTCGCGCCTGGGCGGCTCGGCGGTGTTCGCCACGGTCGCGGCCCTCGGCGTCATCCTGGGCGCGGTCTACATGCTGCTGCTCGTCGAGAAGGTGTTCTTCGGGCCGAACCAGAACGCCGCGAACCACCACCTCCCGGACCTCTCCGTCCGCGAGGGCTTCGTGCTCGCCCCGATGATCGCGCTGATCGTGGTGATGGGCCTGCTGCCCGGGCCGTTCCTGGCGCCGGCCAAGCCGGCGGTGGACCGGCTCATCCAGCGCTTCCAGGTGGCCGAGGCGCGCCTCGGCAAGGGGCCGCAGGTGGGCACCGCGGTGCCGGCGGTGATGGTCCGCGCGCCCGCGCCGGCCCCGGCGGCGGAGCCCGCCCCGCTGCCCGCGCCGGCGCCGGTCCCGCTCCAGCAGCCCGGAGGGAACTACTGACATGAGCGGCTTCCCGACCCAGGACTTCGTCGCGCTGGTCCCGGTGGCGATCCTCACGATGGGGGCGCTGGTCCTGCTGATGACCGAGGTGTTCCTCACCTCGGGCCGGCGGGCCTACCAGGCCTACCTGACCATGGTGTTCGCGGCCGCCGCCGCGGCCTACGCCGCCTGGATGCCGGTGCCCGGCAACGTGTTCGGGCGCCAGGCGGTGGTGGACAGCTTCTCGGCCTTCGTCACGGTGGTGCTCTGCGCCGGCCTGGCGCTCTCGGCGCTGGTGGGCCAGAGCTGGCTGAACGCCCGCAACTCCGAGCGCGGCGAGTTCTACGCGCTCGCGCTGTTCGGCACCGCCGGCATGGTGCTGCTGGGCATGGCCACCGACCTGCTCATCGCGTTCATCGCGGTGGAGGTGATGAGCCTCTCCACCTACTGCCTCGCCGCCTTCCTGCGGCGCGGCAAGAAGCCCGCCGAGGCGGCCTTCAAGTACGTGGTGCTCGGCTCGATCTCCTCGGCGCTGCTGCTCTACGGGTCGGCGCTGCTCTACGGCGCCTCGGGCTCGACGCTGTTCTCGCTGCTGCCGCGCGGCCAGGGCTCGGCGCTGTACCTCGCCGGCATCGCGCTGGTGGCCGGCGGCGTCGCCTTCAAGATCGCCGCGGTCCCGTTCCACGCCTGGACCCCCGACGTCTACGAGGGCGCGCCCACCCCGGTGACCGCGTTCATGGCCGCCGGCGTGAAGACCGCGGCCTTCGCGGTGCTGGTCCGCCTGTTCCTGGCCACCGAGAGCGGCTCGGCCGCCATGTCCACCTCGCTCGGCACGGTGCTCTCCGCGCTGGCCGTGCTCACGATGATCTTCGGCAACCTGCTGGCGCTGCCGCAGCGCAGCGTGAAGCGGATGCTGGCGTACTCGTCGATCGGCCACGCCGGCTACCTGCTGGTGGGCGTGGTCTCCGCGGTGGTGGCGGGCGCGCGCGACAAGGCGCTCGCGGGCCTGCTGTTCTACCTCGCGGCCTACACCGCCACCGTCATCGGCGCGTTCGCCGTGGTCGGCGCGCTGGAGCGCCGGACCCGGGGCGACTTCGAGCCGGCCGACGCGTGGGACCTCGATCGCTTCGCCGGCCTGGCGCGGCGCCGCCCGGCGCTCGCGTTCGCGATGGCGGTGTTCCTGTTCTCGCTCGCGGGCGTGCCGCCCACCGCCGGCTTCATCGGGAAGTTCTACATCTTCAAGGCGGCCATGGGCGCCGGCCTCTACGGCCTGGCGGTGCTGGGCGTGCTCACCAGCGTGCTCGGCGCGTACTACTACCTGCGCGTCGTCCTCTACATGTACTTCCTGCCGTCGAAGGACGAGGCCGGCGAGGTGGTGCTCTCGGCGCCGTCGCTCACCATCGCGCTGGCCGCGGCGGTGGCGGTGGTGGTCCTGCTCGGCGTGGTGGCCGACCCGATGGTGCGGCTGGCCCAGGCGGCGAGCGCCATCATCCTGTAGCGGGCGGCGCACGCCCCACCTCTCGCGCGGCGGCCGGGGCGACCGGGCCGCCGCGCTCCGTTCGAGGGGCTGGGGGCGAGCGGCTCCGGGAGGCGTCCGCCTCGACGGCCAGCTAGTGCGCGGCGCGGCCGGCGTCGGCGAGCTCGGCCGCGCGGAACGGCTTCGGCAGCGCGGTCGCCGCCGGGTGCCGGCGGGCGGCCTGCTCGAGCACGTCGGCGTAGGGGCCGGTCATCACCGGGCGCGCGCCGGCGGCGGTCGCCGCCGCGAGCACCTCGTCGGCGCCGGGCATGTGGGCGTCCACCAGGCAGCAGTCCACGCCACCCGCGGCGAGCCGCGCGAGCGCCTCGTCGGCGCCCACGCACACCTCGACCCGGTGTCCGTCCAGCCGGAGCGCGATCGCGAGGGCCTCCCGGAAGTTCCGATCCGCATCCACGAGCAGGAAGCACTGCGCCATGGGGACGCTTCCGGGAGAAAAGAAAAAGAAGTGCAAAGCGCAGCTGAAGTGGCGGGGGGGGACCTACTTCAACAGGCTGCTTTGCACTTCTCGCCGGCACCAAAGAGCAATGACGGTGCCAGCCGGTACGCGCGCGCCTGCTCCGGCGGATAGCCCCTCTATCCGGGCACTTGCCAGCGGCGGTCGCCGGACCACTCCCGGTCCGGTCCCCTCCAATGTCGCAGCGCGATTTCGGAGCTGCAAGATGCCGCTGCAGAAGTGAAACGCGACCCTGGCGCCGGACGCCGTCCCGGGTTCCGGCCACGCGACCCGGTCAGGGACCGGCGGAGGTGTGCTCGCCGGCCTCGATGCCGAGCCGCTTCATCTTGCGCCAGAGCGTGGTGCCGGAGATGCCGAGGTCGCGGGCCACCCGGCCGAGGTCGTTGCCGCAGCGCACCAGCGCGGCGGTGATGGCCCGCCGCTCGGTGTCCTCGACCGCGTCGGCGAGCGTCAC from Anaeromyxobacter dehalogenans 2CP-C includes:
- a CDS encoding response regulator, which translates into the protein MAQCFLLVDADRNFREALAIALRLDGHRVEVCVGADEALARLAAGGVDCCLVDAHMPGADEVLAAATAAGARPVMTGPYADVLEQAARRHPAATALPKPFRAAELADAGRAAH
- the nuoL gene encoding NADH-quinone oxidoreductase subunit L gives rise to the protein MPSIVPSPAAAESYLWAIILFPLAGAIVNGLTGRRLGRGNVTVIAIGVMVGAFLVSSVAFYHALTGTVLRFRGEPWIQVTGADGRTIVSIGWGLLVDRLSATMIMVVTGVGTLIHVYSASYMSHEDDAGYARFFTYLNLFVAAMLTLVLGDSLILTFVGWEGVGLCSYLLIGFWYTDPAKAYAGRKAFVTNRIGDFGFLIGVFALFSIFGTVGYADLQSLAHGVDPAAAIQTGVFAGRTYQAAVTFALIGLFVGACGKSAQLPLYVWLPDAMAGPTPVSALIHAATMVTAGVYLVARNAYLFSLAPAAMATVTIVGAATALFAALIAFVQTDIKKVLAYSTVSQLGFMFIGVGVGAWWAGVLHLVTHAFFKACLFLGAGSVMHGMHEDTDIRNMGGLARKMPHTAATFGIATLAITGFVPLSGFFSKDAILGNALFSHNPAWHQVGQIAYVLGSLAALGTAFYMSRLFFLTFTGKPRTAAAAHAHESSPVMYVPLWVLAILSIVALLLGLPGHGPLAEVFARFTEPVFAAGTERLHEVGHLHAGAHPAWPFAAAWALAAVGTLVAYLMYAGALRAAPAALARTFPRLYQFAVDKFRVDELYQMVVIEPLKTAAYLLWRIVDVFAIDGLVVNGVARLVGYAGSVLRLAQNGDVQRYAAIMVVAAAVILWTVVGAGGR
- the selA gene encoding L-seryl-tRNA(Sec) selenium transferase produces the protein MTTPKFSPGPAGSALRGLPRTDRLVDAADRAGLVETLGRGPVLEAVRAELDRHRAAVLAGEPCPSPEAIEAGLLDRLREDARGSLRPVVNATGVVIHTNLGRAPLSEAAIAAMGRAARGYANLEYDLAEGERGDRYGHAEAPLCRLTGAEAAVAVNNNASAVMLALAALMDAPPDRSGGGEAGVRPLAAPGRGEAEPGLPEVIVSRGQLVEIGGGFRIPDVLRRSGAALVEVGTTNRTYLRDHEAAVGPRTRILLAVHRSNFRLSGFVHDTPLEELVDLGRRRALWVVDDLGSGTLLETAPFGLGAEPTVQERIRAGADLVCFSGDKLLGGPQAGILCGTREAIARVKRHPLMRALRVDKVTLAALSATLAHYERGEALEQVPVWRAIAAAPEALEARARGWLAALGPAGAGCAVRPSRSAVGGGSLPEVTLPTSVLSLPGAPDALAARLRRADPPVIGRIEEDRVVLDARTVMPGEDEALIAAVRTALAG
- a CDS encoding NADH-quinone oxidoreductase subunit N yields the protein MSGFPTQDFVALVPVAILTMGALVLLMTEVFLTSGRRAYQAYLTMVFAAAAAAYAAWMPVPGNVFGRQAVVDSFSAFVTVVLCAGLALSALVGQSWLNARNSERGEFYALALFGTAGMVLLGMATDLLIAFIAVEVMSLSTYCLAAFLRRGKKPAEAAFKYVVLGSISSALLLYGSALLYGASGSTLFSLLPRGQGSALYLAGIALVAGGVAFKIAAVPFHAWTPDVYEGAPTPVTAFMAAGVKTAAFAVLVRLFLATESGSAAMSTSLGTVLSALAVLTMIFGNLLALPQRSVKRMLAYSSIGHAGYLLVGVVSAVVAGARDKALAGLLFYLAAYTATVIGAFAVVGALERRTRGDFEPADAWDLDRFAGLARRRPALAFAMAVFLFSLAGVPPTAGFIGKFYIFKAAMGAGLYGLAVLGVLTSVLGAYYYLRVVLYMYFLPSKDEAGEVVLSAPSLTIALAAAVAVVVLLGVVADPMVRLAQAASAIIL
- a CDS encoding complex I subunit 4 family protein codes for the protein MNLLTVVTFLPLLGALAMVLVPRDEPSQHRALALVVSLVTFALSLGLWFGFDASPGAPEFQFELMIPWMPTIGIGFHVGLDGVALLLFMLTTVLMPVVVLSAWKAVGDRVKEFMIALLVLESAMLGTFIALDLVLFYVFWEAMLIPMYLLIGIWGSQNRLYATVKFFVYTFAASVLMLLAILYVYFHDGGTFDYVEARRALAVTPGAASWLFLAFALAFAVKVPMFPLHTWLPDAHTEAPTAGSVILAGVLLKMGTFGFFRYALPLFPEAALQHRNLVAVLAVIGIIYGALMSLVQTDMKRLVAYSSVSHLGFVMLGLMALSAEGMTGSVYQMLNHGVSTGALFLLVGMLYERRHTRLISEYGGIAKRVPVIAAAFVIVTLSSIGLPGTNGFVGEFLILSGTWLSRLGGSAVFATVAALGVILGAVYMLLLVEKVFFGPNQNAANHHLPDLSVREGFVLAPMIALIVVMGLLPGPFLAPAKPAVDRLIQRFQVAEARLGKGPQVGTAVPAVMVRAPAPAPAAEPAPLPAPAPVPLQQPGGNY